From Vibrio artabrorum, a single genomic window includes:
- a CDS encoding amino acid ABC transporter permease, producing the protein MGFDFNYMLELLPILLRYLGTTMEMAIWGLFFSLILSLILANIRVFKIPVLDQLSQLYISFFRGTPLLVQLFLLYYGLPQIFPWMVGLDAFSAAVIGLTLHFAAYMAESIRAAIIGIDRSQMEASLSVGMTTSQAMRRVILPQATRVALPSLMNYFIDMIKSTSLAFTLGVAEIMARAQMEASSSFRFFEAFLAVALIYWGVVAILTRIQIWAEVKLNKAYIR; encoded by the coding sequence ATGGGATTTGACTTTAATTACATGCTAGAGCTGCTGCCAATACTGTTAAGGTATCTCGGCACTACTATGGAGATGGCTATCTGGGGATTGTTCTTTTCTCTGATCCTATCTCTGATACTGGCAAACATTCGTGTATTCAAAATTCCAGTACTCGATCAATTGAGTCAACTGTATATCAGTTTCTTCCGAGGAACGCCGCTGTTGGTGCAATTGTTCCTCCTTTATTACGGCTTGCCACAAATCTTCCCGTGGATGGTGGGATTAGATGCGTTCAGCGCTGCCGTGATCGGCTTAACCCTTCACTTCGCCGCTTATATGGCAGAAAGTATTCGTGCTGCGATTATCGGTATTGATCGCAGCCAAATGGAAGCCAGCCTTTCTGTTGGCATGACAACCAGCCAAGCAATGCGCCGAGTGATCTTGCCACAAGCCACACGTGTTGCACTGCCTTCTTTAATGAACTACTTCATCGATATGATTAAGTCGACATCGCTTGCTTTCACGTTAGGTGTTGCAGAAATCATGGCAAGAGCACAAATGGAAGCCTCCTCAAGTTTTCGTTTCTTCGAGGCTTTCTTAGCCGTCGCCCTGATTTATTGGGGTGTGGTGGCCATCCTCACTCGTATTCAAATTTGGGCTGAAGTGAAACTAAACAAGG